The Ziziphus jujuba cultivar Dongzao chromosome 3, ASM3175591v1 region tgacgcaccacaccatataccagtgatgccctccgatacccagcatcctgagcatcgactggcggggagattaaagagagaaacttgcaaacggcacttcggcatccgaacagtaccgctgctgaaaccgtcatcccggccaaggaggggggcggctgatgcgcaatatataagacttgcctgccttcggtccaatggcaactcacgggaaacataatacttgcgtgctaaccacatatatatataccagaacactaatactgtatgagtgcgtctaaaataattactaaattaattataaccgtaccgttttttcaaaatcaccgtggaaaatataccaattttcacatttaccatcccacatattttcctttaacaaacccggtacgaaaacatcgacaacagtaaaacaataattttcctcgtaacacgaggtccaacaaataatataccaaaggcataattataaaaattaaccaccaaattaaacaaatattttcataaaatatttaaaccaattatgcccaaaaataatataaaaaccacacacaattaattaatgaaaataccttactcaagcgtaataaatacaattaaatcataataaaatagtaatcgggaatttcttaatgacctaaaattccgtttagcattaatgagtaaatatatatataaaataatatttttttccgattatatttaaaatacgccacatgagcataaattccagatatcaaattaacacaacataaatataattaattaccccaaaatatttattaaaggtgggtcactcacctggagcacgcaattaaaccacgatccaccatgggatcaattccatgactcatccgtgctcctagaacataatttacacacagtcaaataaattaatattttattcgggtaaataataccccgtacccggggggttaaacacaaacgttaaccaaagttgacgagtaatataccgaatcgaagcttgagcgacgaagattacaaatccggtcttacttcccggagattggacccgagatggccggaatctcgccggaaagctctcgggattcgactcctcaattctcccaaaccatcgcgaattggcggaaaaggatgccgaatttggattcaggaggtcggaatcagtggacagggaccggcggtgcaactgggtactcgccggaacagtgatttccggcgagctgccgtggtcaccggcaaccgtcgccggcggcggcgcgtgcagtggccattggctgagatttttggcggttttgtagatcgaggggagaggattctaatgggaccggcggtgaggcaaacggaggccagacggcgaagagatcggggtttgaaggttttcggcgcctcgtcggaaaatgctccgattcgggcgcgtcggaggtccagtggccgtgaaatttggtgggctggccggaaatgaggaggtggtgaggggtggctggcgcgtgtggcctaaaaatggccggaaaggggtcaaacggcggtggccggcggtggaggggaaaatcgccgtcgagcttcgccggctcgatctgggcgcgtccggtggcgtCTGGTagggaaaattggaggttggGGTTGCGGGGAACtaggcttcaccggtggccggcgcgtgtagccctccggtggccggacggtggccaaccggtggtggccggtcgtctctctctctttctctctcgccTCTccgtcgtttttgccaaataaaagccaccgtgggtgacactgttcatccacgtggaccaatcaggtgacgacatgtggcatttcactgttcatcgattcaaaaacattaaaatattacggtatccggcaaacttcactcgtccataactttttaaccgtacatccaaattaggcgtgccgctaatctgtgaactcgtatcgacgaacacttgACAACCATaccaaagtcaaagcaaaattgtacaatcataaaaagtcaactcctgacaccttttggacaatttgaatctcgacttgttttgcccataactttcaaaccgtagctccgttttaaATGTGcaactagtctatgaactcgtgccaacgtgtacttcgtaacagtacctcagtcaatctaGAATTACAttcgaatcaaaaagtcaacttttgaccccttcggtcaacgatcaaagtcaacggtcaacagtcaacctcggtcaacgtgcaaaaattcggACATGGTtagagacggggtgttacagttaaTCAGAATTGTCTTTTTCCTCTGTTTGTACCCTGTACTTAATTTATACTCATGTAggtttaattattacataatcaGGGAATATTGGTAATTAATTTCCAACTCACCACATATACTCAcgatatagttttttttttctttttctttttattcttcgtcctaatattttaattttaggtCACTTGTTTGGATTGAGCAACTTGACTTTTGTTTATTCTTCTTTGATGACTTCCGTCATCGAGATCTAACATGTCAATTTAACGAAATGTTTTAAGTTTGAGCTCTCGGCCTTGTGTTTtgaataaacattttttaagcttcgttaaaaaaagaaaaaagaaaaaaagaaaagaagagttCATTATTATATCTTGTTTTTAGTGTTGGCAGCAAATGTTGGTCCTTAAATCTGACAAGTTTTCGTAAaatagaagataaaaaaaaagaaaaagaaaaaatgaaaaggtaattgcccttttttttctcttgaattatatatgttttggcattttagttcatgaatttttttttttctcattttgatctttgtagttaaatttcatttaaaaaattgtctTTAAAGTGTCAAAACATGATCAGGACTAATTGTGCAAgtgaaattcaatttaaaaaccCTTTATACaagcaaaattcaaatttagaaaccaaaatgttaaaaaattaaatttaaatactaaaatgtCAAAATAGAAATGCCCAGTTACCCAAAACTAAATGTACCTATTATTTTCACACACTTTTATGTGTATCACATCAAACGTACTCCACATTGGccattcttttatatttttttttgctctgTTTATACACTGAATTTATACTCAATTAGGTATAGTTATTACAAAATCAGGGAATATTGgtaattaatttccaattcaCTACATATACTCAcgatatagttttttttttttttcctatgtctttttctttttcatctttatcctaatattttaattttaagtcaCTTGCTTGGATTAAGCAACTTGACTTTTGTTTATTCTTCTTTGATGACTTCCTTCATCGAGATCTAACATATAAATTTAACGAAATATTTTAAGTTTGAGCTCTCGGCCTTGTgttttgaataaatattttttaagtttaattaaaaaaagaaaaataagagttCATTATTATATCGTGTTTTTCGTGCAGCACATGTGAGATCCTTAAATCTGACTAGTTTTCAtaaaatagaagagaaaaaaaagaaaaaattaaagggtaattggccctttttcctcttgaattatatatatatatatatatatatatattttggcattttagtttttaaattctttCTAGCATTTTGATCTTTGTTgtcaaatttcatttaaaaaattgtcCTTAAAGTATCAAAACTAATTCTGTAAGcgaaattcaatttaaaaaccCTTTATACAAACGAAATTCAAGTTTAgtaaccaaaatataaaaaaaactaaatttaaatactaaaatgtCAAAACATATTTAATTCAATAAGAAGCTAAATGTATCTATCATTTTCACACACTTATATATTCAACGTAATCCACATACGGCcattcttttgtatttttttatgacAAGTTGACGACAAcctttagaattaaaaaaacaatgatgCATTAATAGcaaattaatattacaaatCTATGCATAAGGAAATATTCCGATAGCTTTGTCTTAAAGCTAATAATACTTAAAAGCAAGTCTTATTCAAATAAGAACATCAGAGTTTCATATCTTAACTTTAAAAACAcagtaaaaatcaaaataaaacacagctaaaatcaaaataaaacaaagcttCCATATGGTAATAGTTGAAGTGCTTAAGCATTGGCTGTGAAGTTGAAATTGGAGCAAGTAGTTTGCGTGAACAGCAAAGAAGAGCTAAATCCAAGCCTGTTATAAGCTAAATCAAACTGAAGAAGATTGTCTTCCAATTGATGAGCACCAATCACAATCGAAGTTGTTGGTTCTACTCCTCCATCGACAAATCCAAGACACAGAACATCCTTCTTAACCTGAACCATGGAGTTAGCTCCAAATATCCTCCAAAAAACCTTGTCGTTCTGCAACACAAGATCAATGGCCGGAACAGGCGGCCCGACTCGTGTACTACCGAGGTTGCTCGACCTAAAACAAAGTCCGAACGGCGCCACAGCTGGTACTCTCGGAACCTTTGCCAGTGCTTTCATAAATGCATTAACCACAGCATTGTAAATGGAGGTATGCAAGACCGTATATGGATCAATGGTGCTAATCTTTGTTCCTCCAATGCCATTGCTATCAATGGAAAGCAGTGAAGTATTAAAGCGTACAGCTTTTTCATTGATCTTGATCGACTTCACCCCAATGAAGTACTCTGCTGATTTTTCGCCTTCGAAGGAAGTCCCTGCTGTGCTAACCGGGTTGATGAACAGAGGGGTATAGGTAAGAGACTTGgagatatcaaatttattaggAAGGAACATATAAGGTCCATCACCAAAGAATACAACACCATTGGCTCTCGTTGAAGAGCTCAAGCAGATAGCGAACTTCCTTTTTAGGCTAAAAGCAGCAGCGAATTGCGAAGGCAGGCCGATTTTAGTCCTACCAAGACCAGCAATACCTTTGACACCACTAGCCAAGCCTTCCAAGAGGAAGCTTGACCCAcaagtaaagagaaaattagGGACAGAAACTACTCTGCCGGGATTAGATCCGTCAGTGGATCGGATTGCGACGACGTCTTGCGCTAACTCACCGATGGTGCTGGTATGAGTGACAGTGTTGCTTGGAAAAAGACTGCAAGTGTTATTGTTGCAGCCTGGTTTGGGACCAGAAAAGCATTCACCGCAAGCCTTGGAATTGGCAAGGTTGCACTGAGCCGAGCGGCAACGAGCAGGCTTATAGGTAGATGAGACATAACCCTGTTCGCAATCTACCCAAAGGAATTCAGATCCAAGATCTAGTGTAAGTTTAACAGGGACTAGAGgtgttttttggttgatttgggTGAGATATTGGGTTGTGGAAGAGTCTTTGATTACAGGAAGAAGGAGAGCTTTTGGTCGAAAAGAAGAAGTTTTGGCTATGGAGGGAAAGATGATGGGGAAGAGAAGACAAAAGAAGAGAAGGAAAGTGAAGGAGAAGTGGGAAGCCATTGCTATAGAACGAGTAAAAACTTTGAAAGGGGTTAAGGAGTAGAGAAGTAGTGAGAGGATATTTTATAGGTGGTTTTGAAGAATATTTTGCTGAAAATGGTAGTGGAAGCTAAATCTAGTCAAGGATGGCGATCTTGAGGGGTGGCCAACTCGACCATTATATTAAGTTGACACTGTTTGTTTACTGACTTTGGATTTCAAGTTACTTcttgttttatcaattaatGTTTGGAATTGTAATGTGGCTTATTATTGCGAAGTTTCATGTGCTATTcagcttcaaaatttgtgtTGTTGTCGGTCACAAAATAggctaagttaatttttttggggcttATACAATAAAGTTAGATAAacgtaattatatatgtatgtatattatataagaCTCTTGGATTTTGGggaattttaatgatatatatatatatattatatgtatatgggTCCATATATGTTGGTactttgttttattcttttagaAAAAGCTTTCAACTTTTAGAAAAGTTTAAATCCCTCTTAGCATggattagctttttgtttttttttttccttaatcaATAAGGAGTCAAGAATATTTTTGCGTGCGAAAATTCATAGCAACTTGAGTCGTGTCAgagaaatcaattaaaaatatcttAATAATGTTGGTATAGAATCTACTACATGTCAAGTTGTTATTCTATAAAATTGTTATCCATAATTAAGCACTAGGACAGTTTCCATAAATAACTAGTTTACCAGTTATGTAATTTACCAACTAACCCTTTTAAAATGATCTTATCCAATTTTAATTTCGACatcttttatttggatatatCTATTATATTGGGAGTACAAACCacgttatttttttggtaaaatagaaACCATGTTCACATGCCTAGAAGTTATCAATTTCCTCATCTAAACTCCCATACTTTAAccttattgttaattaattgctAGTATTGATTAAAGACCACTATGTCCTTGTCTACATTAGGGAATGGGGATGAACCCtcatcatcaaaataaaatattgaaatcaaaTAGTACTAGGAGTACCATATAAGATCatagagcatatatatatatatatatatatataaatagttatcAATTTCCTCATCTAAACTCCCATACTTTAAccttattgttaattaattgctAGTATTGATTAAAGACCACTATGTCCTTGTCTACATTAGGGAATGGGGATGAACCCtcatcatcaaaataaaatattgaaatcaaaTAGTACTAGGAGTACCATATAAGATCatagagcatatatatatatatataaatagtcatCAATTTCCTCATCTAAACTCCCATACTTTAAccttattgttaattaattgctAGTATTGATTAAAGACCACTATGTCCTTGTCTACATTAGGGAATGGGGATGAACCCtcatcatcaaaataaaatattgaaatcaaaTAGTACTAGGAGTACCATATAAGATCatagagcatatatatatataaatatatatataacacagaatatagaaaatgatatttaacATGCGTAGTTACTTCTTCCTACTGCTTGGAACTGATAACTTTCAGAAACATATTCCTGATGGAGAAACAACCATTATCTAAATTGCAGATATAGAATAACACCACGCACTTATGAATGTCAATCATTATTCAGATCAGATATTCATTTCAAatcttaacccaaaaaaaaaaaagctgttgACTTTCATGCATATACATATTTGAAAAGATGGTTCATATCTTTTCCTTCATGAATCCGTGGTTTTAAGCATGAATATTAGTTGTAAAGTTGAAGTTGGAACAAGATGTTTGTTTGGAGAGCAATGAAGAGGTAAATCCTAGCCCATTATTAGCTAAATTAATCTGAAGAAGATTTTCTTCCAATTGGTACCTTCCAATGGAAATGGAAGCTCAACTTGTGAACTTCTCTCCCTCTCTTATCACGAATGACAAACACATCACATCCTTGACAACCTCCACCGGTAAGAGTTAGCAACACAAGATCAATGGTGGGCATCGATGGCTCAAGATGTGTCCTAACTATGGAGGTAGAGTTAAAGCAAGCTTTCACAAATTCATCAACCACAACAGGATATATCAACTCATCCAAGACTGTGTAGGGAGAATTGGTGCTTTGTTGATGAGCTCAAGCAAATGGCTAATCTGGACAAAAAGATAGGGTAAATGAAGCAATTGGatggaaatattattatttaaagttcTTTTGTGTGCAATTGATTTTGGTGAAGCTTTTTATTACTATTGGTTCTTACAATACATTAAGTAATTCATAttgcaaccaaaaaaacaaattatttctggTACTCTGTCAAGAGTACTCTGTTTTTGGTGTAGCACAAAAAGGTATAGTTCACCATTAGGTCTTGTTTTAAGAGCTCCAGCAAGCAAACTGTGAATTTCTTGCTGAATATTATTGTAAGATTaactaagcaaaaacaaattaggaacgAGTTTTCGAGGGACAACTTAATTAGGCTACGAAAAACATAATGGCATAATTAAATTATCTTAAAATTAAGGAAATTAATCGCATTCAAATTGTAATaactaaagaaaaaagaaaacaaattgtaaTAACACCACCAACCTGTACATTATTCAAATCGGATAATTTCATGTCTtaacttaaaataaaacaatattggTGCTTGCTTgtgattcaaattttttaaaacatgagCTCAATGATCCTTTTAAGCATGAATATTGGTTGTAAAGTTGAAGTTGGATCAAGAAGCTCGTTTGAAGAGCagagaagaggtaaagccaagCCTGTTAATTATTAGCTAAATCAAACTGAAGAAGATTGTCTTCCATTTCataccctccaatggaaaataccAGACTTAATGTGATGCTCATCGTCTGCCCTAAATGAATGTATGACATATGGATATCACATCCTTGGCAACATTCATCATGGAGTTACCTCCGTTCTGCAACAACACGAATTGAATGGTTGGCACAGCCAGCCCCACCGGGTTGGTATCATTAATGTATTATGTAGGTCGTGTTAAAGCAATGGACGCCTAAATAGCCTTTTGGGCTTGGCAGTTCTATatggagatttattttattttatttatttatttattttactatattattattattattattattatttttttttttgtggggagCGTTAATAAAATGATTCTTGTTACAATAAATagagggaaaagaaagagaCCTATATTTTTCCAccatcaacaaaaaccaaacaatTTCCTAGCCAATTGTTATGTATAATCAATTCCATAAGGTCCaccacataaaataaatatatgttttttggaTTTCCTTTATCGAATTCAAAGCTTATCTTATTATATAGcgcaaaaaaaaggaaaaaataaataaataaaagcttatCATTTTTCATAACCGAGTGAGATTTATTTGGTACAAATATTGATACACGGTACTTtagtatatattttgataaatttattttattgttacatCTAGCATTATTCTTCAACTCCAAATAATAATAGGATTAAAAGTAAACTAACTTGCCTTTCAACTTTTGGAAAATCAATTAGCAATCTGCTTTTTTACATATTCAATGTACGACATTTCAACGCGTTACAT contains the following coding sequences:
- the LOC107423273 gene encoding probable aspartic proteinase GIP2, translated to MASHFSFTFLLFFCLLFPIIFPSIAKTSSFRPKALLLPVIKDSSTTQYLTQINQKTPLVPVKLTLDLGSEFLWVDCEQGYVSSTYKPARCRSAQCNLANSKACGECFSGPKPGCNNNTCSLFPSNTVTHTSTIGELAQDVVAIRSTDGSNPGRVVSVPNFLFTCGSSFLLEGLASGVKGIAGLGRTKIGLPSQFAAAFSLKRKFAICLSSSTRANGVVFFGDGPYMFLPNKFDISKSLTYTPLFINPVSTAGTSFEGEKSAEYFIGVKSIKINEKAVRFNTSLLSIDSNGIGGTKISTIDPYTVLHTSIYNAVVNAFMKALAKVPRVPAVAPFGLCFRSSNLGSTRVGPPVPAIDLVLQNDKVFWRIFGANSMVQVKKDVLCLGFVDGGVEPTTSIVIGAHQLEDNLLQFDLAYNRLGFSSSLLFTQTTCSNFNFTANA